Within Bacillus sp. Marseille-Q1617, the genomic segment CTGCACGGATTCGGGGAAGAGATCATCTTCACCCAGCGTGATCAGTTTGAGTTCGAGGTGGACCGCCGTTCTAACGGAAAATCCTTCGTGAAGAAACTGATTGAGTGGGTGCCGCTTGAGGAAGAGGATTTAATAAAGGATATCGAAGCATCCTACCAGGACACAGATGATAATATTACGATGAGACGCATCACGGCCGTCCGTTTTCAGGGTAATCAATGCTATTTTCTCCGCAACCATACGCTGAAGGTCATGACGTACCGCAACATCCGTGAATATCAAATGAGGGACCTTGAAAAGTGGAGAGAAATAATCCAGGAAGTGTATCATTTCGACGACAGTTCCCTTCATGACTCCCTGCAATTCCTAGAACATCGCAATATAAAACTGTTTTCATAAGCCACCTTGAATGACCCGTTCATTCCCGGTGGCTTTTTTGTGGTTCCGTTAAGCACAATTACACTTCTTAAGGACTACTCTAATCACGGTTTAAGAATCATAAAAATAAAGAGAAGGACTCCCAATGAGGAGGCAAGATAGAATCGACGATAAATGCTTACAAGAGCAGTTTGGATCTCTTCAGGAGGGGCACCTGTGAGTTCGAGATTTTCCGGGCGGCCGAGCCATTCATTCACTTTTTTCGTTGGAGGAGTGATAAAGCCTATGACGATGATTTGAATGAGAATATAGAGAATCAGAGAGCCCAGCAGCCAAATCTGGGTGAATGAGCCGTAATCTCCCAAGAGAACAAGGGCAATTCCGGTCAAGACGGCTATACTTCCGCCAATTTTGGGGAAGAATTCTAATAACTTGTTGTATTTCATCGCGACGCGCAATTCATCCACATTCTTATCTGGTCTCGTCAATAGGTGCGCGAAGAACGTGGGACCAACACCGATAATGGCAGAAAGCACATGAATCAGAATCAATACCTTCATAAATGACCTCCATCACAGTATTTTGCAATCTCTTAATAGTACGATAGTTGGAGTTCTTTTATGAAAAGGTTTTTCTTTTGTTTATGCCCGGAGGAGACCTAAATCGAAGGGTTGAATAGAAGCAATCCTGATTAATTGCTAAAATACTCTTAAAAAGTCATAAAACCTTCTTTAATTTCCTAAATTTTTATTAGATTTTTTTCCGGAAAAGAGTTATGATATTGAGCGGTAGATGCTTAGGTGTGAATGAAGGCATCTATTTGTCATTTTATAAAAGCAGGACGCCTCGAAGTGTTATTGCAAGTGAAGGCTTATTTTAATATGATGTTAAAAGATGGAATTTGAATGTAATCTCCGAGATCAGGTAACTTAACTTAAAGATTAGGATGATGGTGTATGAAACGCGCAAGAATTATATACAATCCTACTTCAGGCCGGGAGCTTTTCAAAAAGCATCTTGCCGAGGTATTAATTAAATTGGAACAGGCAGGTTACGAAACCTCTGTTCACGCTACAATCTGTGAAGGCGATGCGACGGAAGCCGCCCGGATTGCTGTTGAACGTAAGTATGATATCGTCGTCGCTGCAGGCGGGGACGGAACTTTGAATGAAGTGGTAAATGGTTTAGCGGAACAGGACTACCGTCCGAAGCTTGGAATCGTACCGATGGGAACGACCAATGACTTCGCGAGAGCCCTCCATATTCCGAGAGATATCGGACAGGCAATCGACGTCATCACAAAGGGTGAATCCATCCCTGTGGATATCGGGCGCATGAACGAACGATACTTCATCAATATTGCAGGCGGCGGGCGAATCACAGAGCTGACATACGAGGTTCCAAGTAAACTCAAGACCATGATGGGACAGCTTGCTTATTATTTAAAAGGCATCGAAATGCTGCCATCCATCAAACCGACAGATGTAACGATCGAGTATGACGGAAAGCTCTTTGAAGGAGAAGCGATGTTATTCTTGATCGGACTGACCAATTCGGTCGGCGGCTTTGAGAAGCTCGCACCGGATGCGTCCATCAACGACGGCTTGTTCTCTCTGTTGATCCTGAAGAAAACAAATCTCGCTGAATTTATCCGCATCGCTACACTTGCCGTCCGGGGTGAGCACGTGAAAGACCCGAACGTCATCTATACCCAAGCGAACCGCATCAAAATTCAAGCCAAAGAAAAAGTGCAGCTGAACGTGGACGGCGAACTCGGAGGGGTACTGCCTGCCGAATTCGAAAACTTATACCGCCACCTTGACGTATTTGTCCCGCTGGATAAAATTCGTCCAGAAGATAAGGCGCTTTGATTTGAAAAGGAATGCCCATTATGGTGGCATTCCTTTTTTTGTGGTGTGTGATCTCCTGTTTGCATATAGTTGTAATTTTTTTAGTGAATGATGGAATTATTTTTAAAACTCGAAGATTATCATCATTAACGAAAGAATCATGTTTAAAAACAACCGTCAAATAACCTCTGCAGGGGCCGGCGTGGTGAAATCACATAAAAATGGCCACCCGATACACATCCGGGAGGCCATTTTCAACAACAATATCTAACGAACCAATAAGAAAATTAAAAATACCAGCGGGAACCCCATCAGAAAGCCCCATCCAATCTGCTGTTTATGACGGAAAGGCACCTTTCTGACGATGAATGAAAGAATATGGGCAATGATGACGAAGACAAATGCCCATATCAGCTGACCGACGACAAATACAAATAAATAAGACAAGATTGATTGTTTGTTCAGTACAAGTGAAAGCCCGAATCCAAAGGTCAGGATTAAAAATGTGAGTCCCATCAGGATATAAGGGAGCCACCAGCGGCGTGATTTTAACGTAAAAAGCACACCAA encodes:
- a CDS encoding arylamine N-acetyltransferase, which translates into the protein MNAVEKYVNYLNMEIEQPTINYLQRLIQQHLIRIPYETFSKFYYFSKGGSYVPSLEDFTEHLYSKGWGGTCFTLNINFGRLLKELGFDCQFVRVKPGHLGLMITIDGKKLYVDVGYGSPIMKPVELESRHKHLLHGFGEEIIFTQRDQFEFEVDRRSNGKSFVKKLIEWVPLEEEDLIKDIEASYQDTDDNITMRRITAVRFQGNQCYFLRNHTLKVMTYRNIREYQMRDLEKWREIIQEVYHFDDSSLHDSLQFLEHRNIKLFS
- a CDS encoding DUF2269 family protein — its product is MKVLILIHVLSAIIGVGPTFFAHLLTRPDKNVDELRVAMKYNKLLEFFPKIGGSIAVLTGIALVLLGDYGSFTQIWLLGSLILYILIQIIVIGFITPPTKKVNEWLGRPENLELTGAPPEEIQTALVSIYRRFYLASSLGVLLFIFMILKP
- a CDS encoding diacylglycerol kinase produces the protein MKRARIIYNPTSGRELFKKHLAEVLIKLEQAGYETSVHATICEGDATEAARIAVERKYDIVVAAGGDGTLNEVVNGLAEQDYRPKLGIVPMGTTNDFARALHIPRDIGQAIDVITKGESIPVDIGRMNERYFINIAGGGRITELTYEVPSKLKTMMGQLAYYLKGIEMLPSIKPTDVTIEYDGKLFEGEAMLFLIGLTNSVGGFEKLAPDASINDGLFSLLILKKTNLAEFIRIATLAVRGEHVKDPNVIYTQANRIKIQAKEKVQLNVDGELGGVLPAEFENLYRHLDVFVPLDKIRPEDKAL